A stretch of Planococcus citri chromosome 5, ihPlaCitr1.1, whole genome shotgun sequence DNA encodes these proteins:
- the LOC135847549 gene encoding uncharacterized protein LOC135847549, with protein sequence MMDSCEDLTDDEEYGDLSNDVMIKVEPVEEDGDIEDIDNDADFDPERSVGVPEKSKHRYESMYDGFVKWQEDNGYAGHFIQDVVLKFFTELANSKSPATLWSCYSMLRSMLHLKQNVDISKYTDLKEFIKSRNKDHIPVKAKIFTDEQLLKFINEAPDAVYLATKVVLIFTLMGACKTDELVDMGVNQIETHGRMYLVKIPNPGTNTHRSFTISDQYYDLVEKYWNLRPANLRSDRFFTNYQRGKCTVQFIGKNKFTKMPKQIAEYLHLDEPERYTGHSIRCTTITTYATGGIKRRPGVRNISQRSCKKKTNALIQSCAGFDQLSSENSDSESSSSIKKHKEMQDFVPVDLDLSMDSASMASNQFSTSDQPKQDESRESPSAGDQHIDQSHVDLINKYFTFENCSNIHITFHSRPK encoded by the exons ATGATGGACAGCTGCGAAGATCTCACCGATGACGAAGAATATGGCGATTTATCGAACGACGTAATGATCAAAGTAGAACCAGTAGAAGAAGATGGTGATATCGAAGACATCGACAATGATGCAGACTTCGACCCTGAAAGAAGCGTAGGAGTACCGGAAAAATCCAAACACAGATACGAGTCGATGTACGACGGTTTTGTCAAATGGCAAGAAGATAATGGTTACGCCGGTCACTTCATCCAAGACGTAGTGTTGAAGTTTTTTACCGAATTAGCGAATAGCAAGTCTCCAGCAACGTTATGGAGTTGTTATTCGATGCTGAGGAGTATGCTGCACTTGAAGCAGAACGTcgatatttcaaaatacacCGACCTTAAGGAGTTCATCAAGTCTAGGAATAAAGATCACATCCCCGTCAAAGCTAAAATATTCACTGATGAACAATTACTGAAATTTATCAACGAAGCACCCGATGCCGTGTATCTAGCGACTAAA GTTGTTCTTATTTTTACTCTGATGGGAGCTTGTAAAACAGACGAACTGGTCGATATGGGTGTTAATCAAATTGAAACTCACGGACGAATGTACCTAGTCAAGATACCGAATCCTGGAACAAATACTCATCGATCTTTCACCATCAGCGATCAATATTACgatttagttgaaaaatactGGAATTTGAGACCAGCCAACTTGAGATCCGATCGGTTTTTCACCAATTATCAAAGAGGCAAATGTACGGTACAGTTCATCGGTAAAAACAAATTTACCAAGATGCCGAAACAAATTGCCGAATATTTGCACCTAGATGAACCAGAACGTTatacag GGCACAGTATTCGTTGCACTACGATAACTACTTACGCCACTGGAGGCATTAAAAGAAGACCAGGAGTTCGCAACATTAGTCAAagatcttgcaaaaaaaaaactaacgcgCTCATCCAATCTTGCGCCGGATTCGATCAATTATCATCTGAAAACTCCGACAGTGAAAGTTCCTCATCGATCAAAAAACATAAAGAAATGCAGGACTTCGTCCCTGTTGACTTGGATTTATCAATGGACTCGGCATCTATGGCCAgtaatcaattttcaacgtcAGATCAACCAAAACAAGATGAAAGTCGGGAATCACCGAGTGCTGGAGATCAACACATAGATCAAAGTCACGTCGATTTAATAAATAAgtatttcacttttgaaaattgctccAATATTCATATTACTTTTCATAGTAGACCTAAATAA